In the genome of Myxosarcina sp. GI1, the window AAGCACAAGAAGCTTTAGGTAAAGTTACAGGCGATCCCGAACATAAAGCAGAAGGTCAGTCTAAGCAAGCCGAAGCTTCCGCAAAACATGCAAAAGAAGACGTAAAAGATAGTGTTAAAAAAGCAGTAGACTAGTATTTTTAGCAT includes:
- a CDS encoding CsbD family protein, with the translated sequence MSTEDRANATAKNIEGKAQEALGKVTGDPEHKAEGQSKQAEASAKHAKEDVKDSVKKAVD